A DNA window from Sylvia atricapilla isolate bSylAtr1 chromosome W, bSylAtr1.pri, whole genome shotgun sequence contains the following coding sequences:
- the LOC136373460 gene encoding charged multivesicular body protein 1b-like, producing MSNMEKHFFNLKFAAKELNRNSKKCDKEEKAEKTKIKKAIQKGNMEVARIHAENAIRQKNQAINFLRMSARVDAVAARVQTAVTMGKVTKSMAGVVKSMDATLKSMNLEKISALMDKFEHQFETLDVQTQQMEDTMSNTMTLTMPQNQVDMLLQEMADEAGLDLNMELPQGQTGSVGTSVASAEQDELSQRLARLRDQV from the exons ATGTCCAACATGGAGA AACACTTCTTTAATTTGAAGTTTGCTGCAAAGGAGCTCAACAGGAACTCCAAAAAATgtgacaaagaagaaaaggctgagaaaactAAAATTAAGAAG GCCATCCAGAAGGGGAACATGGAAGTGGCACGGATCCATGCGGAGAACGCCATCCGCCAGAAGAACCAGGCCATCAACTTCCTGCGCATGAGTGCCCGTGTGGACGCCGTGGCAGCCAGAGTCCAGACTGCCGTCACCATGGGCAAG GTAACGAAGTCGATGGCAGGGGTGGTGAAGTCAATGGATGCCACCTTGAAGAGCATGAACTTGGAAAAG ATATCTGCACTAATGGACAAATTTGAGCATCAATTTGAGACACTGGATGTTCAGACACAACAGATGGAAGACACAATGAGCAACACTATGACATTAACAATGCCACAA aaCCAAGTGGACATGCTCCTGCAGGAAATGGCAGATGAAGCAGG CCTTGATCTGAACATGGAACTACCTCAAGGACAGACAGGTTCTGTTGGTACAAGTGTGGCTTCAGCAGAACAG GATGAGCTGTCACAGAGACTGGCCCGCCTACGTGATCAAGTCTAA